The proteins below are encoded in one region of Strix aluco isolate bStrAlu1 chromosome 8, bStrAlu1.hap1, whole genome shotgun sequence:
- the KLHL20 gene encoding kelch-like protein 20 isoform X3 produces MDVTSRCTLGDPNKLPEGVPQPARMPYISDKHPRQTLEVINLLRKHRELCDVVLVVGAKKIYAHRVILSACSPYFRAMFTGELAESRQTEVVIRDIDERAMELLIDFAYTSQITVEEGNVQTLLPAACLLQLAEIQEACCEFLKRQLDPSNCLGIRAFADTHSCRELLRIADKFTQHNFQEVMESEEFMLLPANQLIDIISSDELNVRSEEQVFNAVMAWVKYSIQERRPQLPQVLQHVRLPLLSPKFLVGTVGSDPLIKSDEECRDLVDEAKNYLLLPQERPLMQGPRTRPRKPIRCGEVLFAVGGWCSGDAISSVERYDPQTNEWRMVASMSKRRCGVGVSVLDDLLYAVGGHDGSSYLNSVERYDPKTNQWSSDVAPTSTCRTSVGVAVLGGYLYAVGGQDGVSCLNIVERYDPKENKWTRVASMSTRRLGVAVAVLGGFLYAVGGSDGTSPLNTVERYNPQENRWHTIAPMGTRRKHLGCAVYQDMIYAVGGRDDTTELSSAERYNPRTNQWSPVVAMTSRRSGVGLAVVNGQLMAVGGFDGTTYLKTIEVFDPDANTWRLYGGMNYRRLGGGVGVIKMTHCESHICSSMHGLDPM; encoded by the exons ATGGATGTGACTAGCCGTTGCACACTCGGAGATCCTAACAAACTGCCAGAAGGGGTGCCGCAGCCTGCTCGCATGCCCTACATCTCTGACAAGCACCCTCGACAAACTTTGGAAGTCATCAATCTTCTTCGGAAGCATCGGGAGTTGTGCGATGTGGTGCTAGTAGTCGGTGCGAAGAAGATCTACGCCCACAGGGTGATTCTGTCAGCCTGCAGCCCTTACTTCCGAGCCATGTTCACTGGGGAGCTGGCAGAGTCTAGGCAGACAGAAGTGGTGATCAGAGACATCGACGAAAGGGCCATGGAACTGCTGATTGACTTTGCATACACCTCTCAGATCACTGTGGAAGAAGGAAATGTCCAGACCTTGTTGCCAGCTGCTTGCCTTCTCCAGCTGGCCGAGATCCAGGAGGCCTGCTGCGAGTTCCTTAAGAGACAGTTGGACCCGTCCAATTGCCTGGGCATCCGAGCTTTTGCTGACACTCACTCGTGCCGTGAACTGCTGAGGATTGCTGACAAGTTCACACAGCATAACTTCCAGGAG GTAATGGAGAGTGAGGAATTCATGCTGCTTCCTGCCAATCAGCTCATAGACATTATATCCAGTGATGAGTTAAATGTTCGCAGTGAAGAGCAGGTGTTCAATGCGGTGATGGCCTGGGTGAAATACAGCATTCAGGAAAGAAGACCCCAGCTGCCACAG GTCCTGCAGCATGTCCGCCTACCACTGCTGAGTCCCAAGTTTCTTGTGGGTACAGTGGGTTCTGATCCGCTTATTAAGAGCGATGAGGAATGCCG GGATCTAGTGGATGAAGCTAAAAACTATCTGCTGTTGCCCCAAGAGCGGCCACTGATGCAGGGACCAAGAACTAGACCACGCAAACCCATCCGCTGTGGGGAAGTGCTCTTTGCAG TGGGGGGCTGGTGTAGTGGGGATGCAATTTCCAGTGTCGAGCGCTATGACCCACAAACCAATGAGTGGCGGATGGTGGCTTCCATGAGCAAAAGACGCTGTGGCGTTGGAGTCAGTGTTCTGGATGACCTCCTCTATGCTGTGGGAGGCCATGATGGTTCCTCTTATCTTAACAGTGTAGAAAG GTATGATCCAAAGACCAATCAGTGGAGCAGTGATGTAGCACCCACCAGTACCTGCAGGACCAGTGTTGGAGTAGCAGTTCTTGGAGGCTACCTCTACGCTGTGGGTGGCCAGGATGGTGTCTCTTGTCTCAACATTGTGGAAAg GTATGAtcccaaagaaaacaaatggacTCGAGTGGCTTCCATGAGCACCAGGCGCCTGGGAGTTGCAGTGGCTGTGCTAGGGGGCTTCCTCTATGCTGTGGGAGGTTCTGATGGAACTTCTCCTCTCAATACTG TGGAACGCTACAATCCCCAGGAGAACCGCTGGCACACAATTGCACCCATGGGGACAAGGAGGAAGCACCTGGGCTGTGCGGTATACCAAGACATGATATATGCTGTGGGAGGCAGAGATGATACAACAgagctcagcagtgctgagagATACAACCCTCGAACCAATCAGTGGTCTCCTGTCGTGGCCATGACATCCCGCCGGAGTGGA gtTGGCCTCGCTGTGGTGAATGGACAGCTGATGGCAGTGGGTGGTTTTGATGGCACAACGTACTTGAAGACCATTGAGGTGTTTGATCCAGATGCTAACACATGGAG GTTGTAT
- the KLHL20 gene encoding kelch-like protein 20 isoform X2: MDGKPMRRCTSTRPGETGMDVTSRCTLGDPNKLPEGVPQPARMPYISDKHPRQTLEVINLLRKHRELCDVVLVVGAKKIYAHRVILSACSPYFRAMFTGELAESRQTEVVIRDIDERAMELLIDFAYTSQITVEEGNVQTLLPAACLLQLAEIQEACCEFLKRQLDPSNCLGIRAFADTHSCRELLRIADKFTQHNFQEVMESEEFMLLPANQLIDIISSDELNVRSEEQVFNAVMAWVKYSIQERRPQLPQVLQHVRLPLLSPKFLVGTVGSDPLIKSDEECRDLVDEAKNYLLLPQERPLMQGPRTRPRKPIRCGEVLFAVGGWCSGDAISSVERYDPQTNEWRMVASMSKRRCGVGVSVLDDLLYAVGGHDGSSYLNSVERYDPKTNQWSSDVAPTSTCRTSVGVAVLGGYLYAVGGQDGVSCLNIVERYDPKENKWTRVASMSTRRLGVAVAVLGGFLYAVGGSDGTSPLNTVERYNPQENRWHTIAPMGTRRKHLGCAVYQDMIYAVGGRDDTTELSSAERYNPRTNQWSPVVAMTSRRSGVGLAVVNGQLMAVGGFDGTTYLKTIEVFDPDANTWRLYGGMNYRRLGGGVGVIKMTHCESHIW; encoded by the exons GTGTACCAGTACTCGACCAGGAGAGACCGGAATGGATGTGACTAGCCGTTGCACACTCGGAGATCCTAACAAACTGCCAGAAGGGGTGCCGCAGCCTGCTCGCATGCCCTACATCTCTGACAAGCACCCTCGACAAACTTTGGAAGTCATCAATCTTCTTCGGAAGCATCGGGAGTTGTGCGATGTGGTGCTAGTAGTCGGTGCGAAGAAGATCTACGCCCACAGGGTGATTCTGTCAGCCTGCAGCCCTTACTTCCGAGCCATGTTCACTGGGGAGCTGGCAGAGTCTAGGCAGACAGAAGTGGTGATCAGAGACATCGACGAAAGGGCCATGGAACTGCTGATTGACTTTGCATACACCTCTCAGATCACTGTGGAAGAAGGAAATGTCCAGACCTTGTTGCCAGCTGCTTGCCTTCTCCAGCTGGCCGAGATCCAGGAGGCCTGCTGCGAGTTCCTTAAGAGACAGTTGGACCCGTCCAATTGCCTGGGCATCCGAGCTTTTGCTGACACTCACTCGTGCCGTGAACTGCTGAGGATTGCTGACAAGTTCACACAGCATAACTTCCAGGAG GTAATGGAGAGTGAGGAATTCATGCTGCTTCCTGCCAATCAGCTCATAGACATTATATCCAGTGATGAGTTAAATGTTCGCAGTGAAGAGCAGGTGTTCAATGCGGTGATGGCCTGGGTGAAATACAGCATTCAGGAAAGAAGACCCCAGCTGCCACAG GTCCTGCAGCATGTCCGCCTACCACTGCTGAGTCCCAAGTTTCTTGTGGGTACAGTGGGTTCTGATCCGCTTATTAAGAGCGATGAGGAATGCCG GGATCTAGTGGATGAAGCTAAAAACTATCTGCTGTTGCCCCAAGAGCGGCCACTGATGCAGGGACCAAGAACTAGACCACGCAAACCCATCCGCTGTGGGGAAGTGCTCTTTGCAG TGGGGGGCTGGTGTAGTGGGGATGCAATTTCCAGTGTCGAGCGCTATGACCCACAAACCAATGAGTGGCGGATGGTGGCTTCCATGAGCAAAAGACGCTGTGGCGTTGGAGTCAGTGTTCTGGATGACCTCCTCTATGCTGTGGGAGGCCATGATGGTTCCTCTTATCTTAACAGTGTAGAAAG GTATGATCCAAAGACCAATCAGTGGAGCAGTGATGTAGCACCCACCAGTACCTGCAGGACCAGTGTTGGAGTAGCAGTTCTTGGAGGCTACCTCTACGCTGTGGGTGGCCAGGATGGTGTCTCTTGTCTCAACATTGTGGAAAg GTATGAtcccaaagaaaacaaatggacTCGAGTGGCTTCCATGAGCACCAGGCGCCTGGGAGTTGCAGTGGCTGTGCTAGGGGGCTTCCTCTATGCTGTGGGAGGTTCTGATGGAACTTCTCCTCTCAATACTG TGGAACGCTACAATCCCCAGGAGAACCGCTGGCACACAATTGCACCCATGGGGACAAGGAGGAAGCACCTGGGCTGTGCGGTATACCAAGACATGATATATGCTGTGGGAGGCAGAGATGATACAACAgagctcagcagtgctgagagATACAACCCTCGAACCAATCAGTGGTCTCCTGTCGTGGCCATGACATCCCGCCGGAGTGGA gtTGGCCTCGCTGTGGTGAATGGACAGCTGATGGCAGTGGGTGGTTTTGATGGCACAACGTACTTGAAGACCATTGAGGTGTTTGATCCAGATGCTAACACATGGAG GTTGTAT
- the KLHL20 gene encoding kelch-like protein 20 isoform X1, translating to MDGKPMRRCTSTRPGETGMDVTSRCTLGDPNKLPEGVPQPARMPYISDKHPRQTLEVINLLRKHRELCDVVLVVGAKKIYAHRVILSACSPYFRAMFTGELAESRQTEVVIRDIDERAMELLIDFAYTSQITVEEGNVQTLLPAACLLQLAEIQEACCEFLKRQLDPSNCLGIRAFADTHSCRELLRIADKFTQHNFQEVMESEEFMLLPANQLIDIISSDELNVRSEEQVFNAVMAWVKYSIQERRPQLPQVLQHVRLPLLSPKFLVGTVGSDPLIKSDEECRDLVDEAKNYLLLPQERPLMQGPRTRPRKPIRCGEVLFAVGGWCSGDAISSVERYDPQTNEWRMVASMSKRRCGVGVSVLDDLLYAVGGHDGSSYLNSVERYDPKTNQWSSDVAPTSTCRTSVGVAVLGGYLYAVGGQDGVSCLNIVERYDPKENKWTRVASMSTRRLGVAVAVLGGFLYAVGGSDGTSPLNTVERYNPQENRWHTIAPMGTRRKHLGCAVYQDMIYAVGGRDDTTELSSAERYNPRTNQWSPVVAMTSRRSGVGLAVVNGQLMAVGGFDGTTYLKTIEVFDPDANTWRLYGGMNYRRLGGGVGVIKMTHCESHICSSMHGLDPM from the exons GTGTACCAGTACTCGACCAGGAGAGACCGGAATGGATGTGACTAGCCGTTGCACACTCGGAGATCCTAACAAACTGCCAGAAGGGGTGCCGCAGCCTGCTCGCATGCCCTACATCTCTGACAAGCACCCTCGACAAACTTTGGAAGTCATCAATCTTCTTCGGAAGCATCGGGAGTTGTGCGATGTGGTGCTAGTAGTCGGTGCGAAGAAGATCTACGCCCACAGGGTGATTCTGTCAGCCTGCAGCCCTTACTTCCGAGCCATGTTCACTGGGGAGCTGGCAGAGTCTAGGCAGACAGAAGTGGTGATCAGAGACATCGACGAAAGGGCCATGGAACTGCTGATTGACTTTGCATACACCTCTCAGATCACTGTGGAAGAAGGAAATGTCCAGACCTTGTTGCCAGCTGCTTGCCTTCTCCAGCTGGCCGAGATCCAGGAGGCCTGCTGCGAGTTCCTTAAGAGACAGTTGGACCCGTCCAATTGCCTGGGCATCCGAGCTTTTGCTGACACTCACTCGTGCCGTGAACTGCTGAGGATTGCTGACAAGTTCACACAGCATAACTTCCAGGAG GTAATGGAGAGTGAGGAATTCATGCTGCTTCCTGCCAATCAGCTCATAGACATTATATCCAGTGATGAGTTAAATGTTCGCAGTGAAGAGCAGGTGTTCAATGCGGTGATGGCCTGGGTGAAATACAGCATTCAGGAAAGAAGACCCCAGCTGCCACAG GTCCTGCAGCATGTCCGCCTACCACTGCTGAGTCCCAAGTTTCTTGTGGGTACAGTGGGTTCTGATCCGCTTATTAAGAGCGATGAGGAATGCCG GGATCTAGTGGATGAAGCTAAAAACTATCTGCTGTTGCCCCAAGAGCGGCCACTGATGCAGGGACCAAGAACTAGACCACGCAAACCCATCCGCTGTGGGGAAGTGCTCTTTGCAG TGGGGGGCTGGTGTAGTGGGGATGCAATTTCCAGTGTCGAGCGCTATGACCCACAAACCAATGAGTGGCGGATGGTGGCTTCCATGAGCAAAAGACGCTGTGGCGTTGGAGTCAGTGTTCTGGATGACCTCCTCTATGCTGTGGGAGGCCATGATGGTTCCTCTTATCTTAACAGTGTAGAAAG GTATGATCCAAAGACCAATCAGTGGAGCAGTGATGTAGCACCCACCAGTACCTGCAGGACCAGTGTTGGAGTAGCAGTTCTTGGAGGCTACCTCTACGCTGTGGGTGGCCAGGATGGTGTCTCTTGTCTCAACATTGTGGAAAg GTATGAtcccaaagaaaacaaatggacTCGAGTGGCTTCCATGAGCACCAGGCGCCTGGGAGTTGCAGTGGCTGTGCTAGGGGGCTTCCTCTATGCTGTGGGAGGTTCTGATGGAACTTCTCCTCTCAATACTG TGGAACGCTACAATCCCCAGGAGAACCGCTGGCACACAATTGCACCCATGGGGACAAGGAGGAAGCACCTGGGCTGTGCGGTATACCAAGACATGATATATGCTGTGGGAGGCAGAGATGATACAACAgagctcagcagtgctgagagATACAACCCTCGAACCAATCAGTGGTCTCCTGTCGTGGCCATGACATCCCGCCGGAGTGGA gtTGGCCTCGCTGTGGTGAATGGACAGCTGATGGCAGTGGGTGGTTTTGATGGCACAACGTACTTGAAGACCATTGAGGTGTTTGATCCAGATGCTAACACATGGAG GTTGTAT